The Rhodothermus profundi genome includes a window with the following:
- a CDS encoding 3'-5' exonuclease, whose protein sequence is MRWKELPLEVAPLLFFDVETSGLRPDRGATIVELALIDVQKPLLLWQGTRTQRMARAQFMALFAHFRKGVVVGHNLRFDFWFVTHEAGKLGLAMPPVRFIDTLGLARRLLPEQTDYRLGALLQILGVESTETLHTAAADARATRALFWKLVARGKLRTLSDAGMQQLTWTYH, encoded by the coding sequence ATGCGCTGGAAAGAACTGCCGCTTGAAGTGGCCCCGCTGCTTTTCTTTGATGTGGAAACCAGTGGACTCCGGCCTGACCGTGGCGCGACCATTGTGGAACTCGCGCTGATTGATGTGCAAAAACCCCTTTTACTCTGGCAGGGCACGAGAACGCAACGTATGGCGCGTGCTCAGTTCATGGCGCTCTTTGCGCACTTTCGCAAGGGCGTGGTGGTGGGACATAATCTGCGTTTTGATTTCTGGTTCGTTACGCACGAGGCTGGAAAGCTGGGCCTTGCCATGCCGCCAGTCCGTTTTATTGATACGCTCGGGTTGGCCCGGCGACTTCTTCCTGAACAGACGGATTACCGACTGGGGGCGTTGCTTCAGATTCTTGGCGTCGAGTCAACAGAAACGTTGCATACGGCTGCGGCTGATGCTCGCGCAACCCGGGCGCTTTTCTGGAAGCTGGTAGCCAGAGGGAAACTCCGGACCTTATCCGATGCTGGCATGCAGCAATTAACCTGGACTTATCACTAA